In the Euphorbia lathyris chromosome 5, ddEupLath1.1, whole genome shotgun sequence genome, one interval contains:
- the LOC136229745 gene encoding uncharacterized protein — protein MDPTKEKPKEINCTAKYFPYPIFTFSLPLNSFPYFAVLCSYTEIKSFVPQTLSIHPSPILPLTRHQPAPLLISEISTLGLRRKPYESLIFLILLPARAVVLGKKSSNESENNHFDNEKTKYLWTEPISAEHTSSWRQEALVFIIAYDILFGQEVSMLGGAAEKFIRRHKNALQSALAKLVVSKEVQNVDSLIALYHPSDVSKPCYVRVNT, from the exons ATGGACCCAACTAAAGAAAAGCCCAAAGAAATTAATTGTAcagcaaaatattttccttatcCAATTTTTACCTTTTCACTTCCACTAAATTCTTTTCCCTACTTCGCCGTCCTTTGCTCTTatacagaaataaaaagttttGTGCCGCAAACCCTATCTATCCATCCATCTCCGATTCTCCCTCTCACTCGCCACCAGCCCGCGCCGCTGCTCATATCCGAGATCTCAACCCTTGG GTTAAGGAGGAAACCATATGAATCGTTGATTTTTCTAATTCTTCTACCTGCAAGAG CAGTTGTTTTGGGGAAAAAAAGCAGCAATGAGAGTGAGAATAATCACTTTGAtaatgaaaaaacaaagtacCTGTGGACGGAGCCTATCAGCGCAGAGCACACTTCAAGTTGG AGACAAGAAGCCTTGGTGTTCATAATAGCGTATGATATTCTATTTGGGCAG GAAGTTTCAATGCTTGGTGGTGCTGCTGAGAAGTTTATCAGGCGTCACAAAAATGCTCTCCAGTCAGCTCTGGCAAAGCTTGTAGTTAGCAAGGAAGTCCAAAATGTTGATAGTTTGATTGCTCTTTATCATCCCTCTG ATGTTTCGAAACCTTGTTATGTTCGTGTAAATACCTAA